CTAAGAATATCGATACCGCTTTTTTTAATGCACTAGGCGGGGTAGTAACTTCCACAGGAAACTTATGTTGGGGAGCTGGTCTTAAAGCTCAGCAGTTAGACTTTGGTCAGGCTTATAGTCATGATCCACTAGATATGTTCAACAGCCAATGTATTGTTCTATGGGGAAAAAATCCAATGAACACAAGTCCCCACATGGTCCCTATGCTTAAACAGGCATCAAAAAAAGATATCCCTATCATCCTTATTGATCCAACGCATAGTTCAAGCGTTTCCTTAGCAACTCATCATTATCCTTTACTACCCGGAAGTGATGGCCACCTAGCTTTAGCAATGATTAAAATATTATTTTCAAACGGCTTCATTGATATGGACTTTGCCAAAACCCATTGCCTTCATGCAGACAAGTTTTTTTCTTCTATTCATCATTTCGAAACAGAAGAACTAATCAGCGCTACCGGCCTCACGGTAAACCAAGTAACTGAATTATCAATGCTATATGGACAGGCAAAACCTGCTAGCATCCACTTAGGATACGGCTCTCAACGCAACCGTTATGGCTGCAGAAATCTTCGATTAATCAATGCCCTTGGAGCCCTTACGGGAAATATCGGAGTTGAAGGCGGTGGCATCAACTATGCAAATCATTATATTAATCAATGGGTCGATAAAGAATACATGTTGAATTTATCCTCCAAAAATAGCCATTCTCCTACTTTTCCACAACCTGCTTTTGCTGATTACGTGCTGGAAGAACGACCAGGAGAAATTCAAGGAATCTTTACCACTTTATCAAATCCCCTTGTTCAGCTACCAGACACTGGCAAAACAACCAAAGCATTTGAATCAATACCCTTTAAGGTTGTCATTGACTTGCGAATGACCGATACAGCCAGAAAAGCAGATTATGTGCTGCCTTGTACCCATATCATGGAAGAATCTGACTTTATTATGTCATCCATGTGGCATAACTACTTTACTTATACCGAACAAGTTGTTGAAGCTCATCCCAACACGCGTCACGAATTCGATATATTTTATGCTTTAGCTCAGTCAATCAACCTCAGTAACTTTACCGACAAGTATCCTGACATCGAAACCTATATTGCAAAAAGCATCCTTCCTCTCTGCCGCCAACGGGACTGTACTCCAAAAGACCTAATAGGAAAGCGCCATTTTTTCCCAGGTAATGAAATTCCTTGGAAAAACCGAAAATTCGAAACGAAGGATCAGTTATTTCATCTTTACATTCCTGACATAAATCGCAACTTGCCAACTGTAAAGGAAAGTAATCCTCTTTACCCTTTTCAACTTATATCGATTCATGCTAAACATTCCATGCATTCCCAGCATTTCTCTCGTAAAGATGATTCAGAAATCCCTACGGTGCTCACCTCTCCCGATACTGTAGAAAACTGTGCTTTTAGTAAAGGAGACTCTGTTCGTCTTGTTTCTCCTACTGGCGAACTAATCTGCCGATTAGATTTTGATCAAAATCTTCCCATAAACCTTTTAGTATTAACACAAGGTTGGTGGCACAAAAACGGAACCGTCAATCTCCTTACATCACAGCAACTTTCTGACGATGGAGAACAAGCAACTTATAACGATTGTTTTTGCCGCTTAGAAGAACAAATAGGTTAACACAATAGCAGCTGATGGCTACGAAATAGCAAATAAAATCTCTGCCTCAGCTGCTTTTTCTCCATTAACAGTGGCAATACCCTTGCCAGCACCAAAAGACTTTCTCACTTTTGTTATCTCTATTTCCAGCTTCAAAATATCCCCTGGCACTACTTTTCTTCGAAACCGAGCTGCATTCACTCCTGCAAAGTATGCTGTTTTTCCTTTAAATGTTTCTTCGCTCAAAAGAAGTACGGCACCAACCTGCGCAAGAGCTTCAAGAATTAAAACTCCTGGCATTACTGGTTCTTGAGGAAAATGACCTTGAAAAAAAGGCTCATTCATCGTAACGTTTTTATAGCCTTCTGCCAGTTTTCCTGCTTCTTTAATTTCCACACTATCAATCAACAAAAAAGGATATCTATGCGGTATACATTCCATTATTTCCATGATGTTTTTTTTCATTAAAATTACCTCCTAAGTAATAAATGCTTCACCTGTTTTGCAAGAAGTGAATATTCTCACTATTCACTGTACCATAATCCTCCCAAAAGAACAAGCGAAGTGTTACAAATCAATACACCCATCACAAATCTTTGTTTCGTTTCGTAACATTTTTATCAAATGACTTTTTTCTAAAAATGTTTCAAAAAAGGATTGCACTTTTGGCAAAAAGCCCTTATACTTACTTAGTATCTGGTACTAATATCTGATTTTAGTTGTTGTTGATAGGAGCGTGTCCATTTGAACAAAAAATATGTTGCTCAATTAACAGGCATTGGAAGCTATGTTCCTGAGCAAGTGATTACGAATCATGATTTAGAAAAAATAGTTGATACGAATGACGAATGGATTCAAACTCGTACAGGAATTCAGGAAAGAAGAAAAGCCAGTGTTGCTCAGTCAACGTCTGATCTTTCCACTATCGCAGCAGAAATAGCTTTAGCAGAAGCTGGTATTTCTGCAGAGTCTGTCGATGCTATTATTGTAGCTACCACTACTCCAGATATGAATTTCCCATCTACGGCTTGCCTTGTTCAAAAAAACATTGGTGCGAACCATGCCTTTGCCTATGATGTAAGTGCTGCCTGTGCTGGGTTTATGTTTGCCCTTTCCAATGCCAGTCTTTACATAGAAAATGGCATGTGTGAAAATATCTTAGTCATTGGTGCTGACATCATGACTCATATTACCAACTTTGCTGACCGAAACACATGCGTACTTTTCGGAGATGGCGCTGGCGCTATCCTGCTTCAAAAATCAGCGAAGAGTACAGGTCTTATTAAAACAAGTCTGGGATCCGACGGACGCTATGGCAATATTCTCAGCGTTCCAGCCGGCGGTACCAGAATTCCTCTGACTGAAGAAACACTGCCTTTGAAAAAACATTATATTGATATGAATGGCAGCGAAGTGTTTAAGATGGCTGTACGTGCAATGGGCGCCAATGCGAAAGAACTTTTAGCCGATACAGGGTATCACATTGACCAAGTTGACTGGCTTATTCCACACCAGGCCAATAAAAGAATTATCGATACTCTCGGTAAGAAAATGGGTATTCCTAAAGAGAAAGTTTTTATGAATTTACAACACTACGGAAATATGTCAGCCGCATCGATACCTGTTGCTTTAGATGAAGCCTATCGATCTGATTTGCTCAAAAGGGATGATCTAATATTGATGGTCGCTTTTGGTGGTGGCTTAGCTTGGGGCTCATCACTATTACAATGGACCTTAGAAAAACAGTAACGGAATAGGAGGAATGTATATGTTCAAAACTCAAATATGTGATCTGTTGAATATAGAAGTACCCATTTTGCAAGGTGGCATGGCCTGGGTTGCCACAGCCGAATTAGCGGCTGCCGTCTCCAATGCCGGAGGTCTGGGTCTGGTTGCCGCCGGAAATGCTCCCGCTGAGGTTGTTGAAGAGCAAATCATTAAAACCCGTGAATTAACAGACAAACCCTTCGGCGTGAATATTATGCTCCTTTCCCCTTTCATAGACGATGTCGTAGAAGTTGTCCATCGACAAAAGGTTCCGGTTATTACTACAGGAGCCGGAAATCCCGGAAAATATATGGCTTATCTGAAAGAATACGGTGCTAAAATTATACCGGTCGTCCCTTCTGTCGCTCTTGCAAAAAGAATGGAGCGAGCTGGATCTGATGCTATCATCGTAGAAGGAACAGAAGCCGGTGGTCATATTGGAGAGTTAACAACCATGGCGTTAGTACCACAGGCGGCACAAGCTGTTTCCATTCCCGTTATTGCCGCTGGTGGAATTGCAGATGGACATGGCTTTTTAGCTGCCCTCTCTCTGGGAGCTCAAGCTGTACAGATAGGCACTCGTTTTGTCTGTTCCACCGAATGTACGGCCCATGAAGCTTATAAGGAAATGCTCGTAAAAGCCGGCGATAGAGACGCCGTTGTTACAGCAAGAAGTACAGGACATCCGGTACGAGTCTTAAAAAATCGCTTTGTTAAAGAACTGATGGCTATGGAAAAAGAAGGTATGGGAATGGAAGAATTAGAACAAATGGGAGCCGGCAAACTGCGAATAGCTGTTCAAGATGGTGATATTCAAAATGGTTCTGTTATGGCTGGCCAAATCGCTGGAATGGTTAATGATATTCGTCCTTGTAACGAAATCATTACGCAAATTCTCCAAGAGGCTAGTGACCAGTTAAAAAACCTTAGCCTATTGAAAGGAGAATAAGAATGAGTAAGCCCTTAGCGTTTATTTTTCCTGGTCAAGGAGCACAGTATATCGGGATGGGAAAAGACTTCATCACTCAGTATCCCACCGCTAGAGAAACCTTTGAAGAAGCTGACGAACTTCTTCAAATGCCTCTGACTCGCTATTGTCTAGAAGGACCGGACAGCAAGCTGAACCAAACGGAAATTACTCAGCCCGCTGTGCTTACCACAAGCATTGCCATGCTTCGTTTATTAAAAAAAGAAGGTTTTACCTCTGACCTTACAGCCGGGCTAAGTCTTGGTGAATATTCGGCACTTATTAACGCAGAATCCATGGAGTTTAAGGATGCAATCCAACTGGTCCGTCTTCGAGGCAAATACATGCAAGAAGCAGTTCCTCAGGGTAAAGGTGGAATGGCTGCCATCCTTGGTCTTAAACGCGAACACCTTCAAGAGTGTATACAGGCAGGGCTGGCTCACGGATTTGTATCCGTTGCAAACTTTAATTGCCCCGGACAAATTGTTATCTCCGGTGAAGTAAAGGCTGTAATGGCCACGATGGAATCCTGTAAGGAAAAAGGTGCCAAAAAAGTGGTAATGATGCCTGTCAGCGCTCCTTTCCATACATCTATGCTCGCTCCGGCAGGAGAGAAATTATCTGAAGAACTGGGAAAGCTGTCTCTTCAATCACCAAACCAGGTTTTTATCAGTAATGTTTCGGCAACACCTGTCACAGATGCTGCGGATATTTCTCCAGCTTTAGTTCGTCAGGTCAGTCATTCTGTATTATGGGAAGATAGTCTTTTGTTCATGATGAATCAGGGCTGTCAAACCTTTTTAGAAATTGGTCCCAGTAACAGCTTAAGTGGATTTGTTAAAAGAACGGCTAAAGAATATAAAAGGCCTTATCAGTCTTATCATATTGAAACAGTCGATCAATATTTGACCATTATCGAAACATTAGAAAAGGAGGGGTTTCATGCTTCTAGAAAAGAAGGTTGTATTAGTAACCGGAGCATCCAGAGGGATCGGGCGTTCCATTGCTCTTAAAATGGCCAGTCAGGGAGCTAAGATTGTCGTCAATTATGCCCGTCAGGAATCCTCGGCACAGGAAGTAGTAAAGGAAATCGAATCCTCAGGAGGTCAGGCCATCGCCGTGAAAGCTGATGTATCAAGTGAACAGGAAGTTTTGGAGATGATCCAAACCATCAAAGATGCACTTGGGCCTATTGATATTCTTGTAAATAATGCAGGAATTACTCGAGATGGTCTTCTCCTCAGAATGAAGCGCGAAGACTGGCAAGAGGTAATGGATATCAATTTAACAGGAACATTCCTTTGCTCCAAAGCTGTGTTGAGAGATATGATAAAATCAAAAAAGGGAACTATTATTAACCTTTCATCTATTGTTGGTCTTACCGGAAACGCAGGACAATGCAATTATAGCGCTTCAAAAGCAGGAGTTATTGGATTTACCAAGTCTTTAGCTAAAGAGGTTGCTGGTAAAGGGATAAAAGTAAATGCCATCGCACCAGGATTCATTGAAACCGAGATGACCGATACACTTTCTGAAAAAGTAAAGGATCAGCTTCTAAAAGAAATCCCACTACAAAGCTTAGGAAAATCGGAAGATATAGCCGAAGCAGCTTTATTTTTAGCTTCCGACAGCAGTCGCTATATTACCGGTCAAGTGCTTCAAGTAGATGGCGGTATGGGCATTTAAGAATCTTCGTTGTTTAAGAAATGAAAAATATATAAACAAAATTAAAGGAGGAGTATACAATGGTATTTGAAAAAATCGCTGAAATTATTGCTGAACAATTGGAATTAGGTGGTGTGGAGGGTATCAAAGCAGAAACATCTATTATGGATGATTTGGAAGCTGACTCTTTAGACGCCGTAGAAATTGTAATGGCTATTGAGGACGCATTTTCTATCGAGATATCAGACGAAGATGCAGAAGGATTCAAAAATATTGGTGATATCGTAAAATACGTTGAATCGAAACAGGGTTAATTTTCCCTGTTTCTTTACTAGAAGGAGGACCTTACTATGGACCAACGAGTAGTGATTACTGGCATGGGTGCTGTTACACCCATCGGAATCGGTGTCGATGCTTTTAAGGATTCATTAATGAACGGAGCTAGTGGCGCAGGCCCTATTACTCATTTCGATGCATCCGAATACAGCGTACAGTTTGCGGCAGAGGTGAAAGATTTTAATCCTGCCGATTATTTGGATAAGCGTGAAGCTAAGAAAATGGACCGCTTCACCCAGTTCGCAG
This portion of the Tindallia magadiensis genome encodes:
- a CDS encoding molybdopterin-dependent oxidoreductase; translation: MKTYKSACSLDCWDVCSIDVTLRKDGSLKISGDPEDPITKGFLCQKGYLSANFFQDPERITSPMKNSATGWHPISWQQAFSEISSQLQAIIAKNGTHSIIHYKDAGHGGIAKNIDTAFFNALGGVVTSTGNLCWGAGLKAQQLDFGQAYSHDPLDMFNSQCIVLWGKNPMNTSPHMVPMLKQASKKDIPIILIDPTHSSSVSLATHHYPLLPGSDGHLALAMIKILFSNGFIDMDFAKTHCLHADKFFSSIHHFETEELISATGLTVNQVTELSMLYGQAKPASIHLGYGSQRNRYGCRNLRLINALGALTGNIGVEGGGINYANHYINQWVDKEYMLNLSSKNSHSPTFPQPAFADYVLEERPGEIQGIFTTLSNPLVQLPDTGKTTKAFESIPFKVVIDLRMTDTARKADYVLPCTHIMEESDFIMSSMWHNYFTYTEQVVEAHPNTRHEFDIFYALAQSINLSNFTDKYPDIETYIAKSILPLCRQRDCTPKDLIGKRHFFPGNEIPWKNRKFETKDQLFHLYIPDINRNLPTVKESNPLYPFQLISIHAKHSMHSQHFSRKDDSEIPTVLTSPDTVENCAFSKGDSVRLVSPTGELICRLDFDQNLPINLLVLTQGWWHKNGTVNLLTSQQLSDDGEQATYNDCFCRLEEQIG
- the fabZ gene encoding 3-hydroxyacyl-ACP dehydratase FabZ, giving the protein MKKNIMEIMECIPHRYPFLLIDSVEIKEAGKLAEGYKNVTMNEPFFQGHFPQEPVMPGVLILEALAQVGAVLLLSEETFKGKTAYFAGVNAARFRRKVVPGDILKLEIEITKVRKSFGAGKGIATVNGEKAAEAEILFAIS
- a CDS encoding beta-ketoacyl-ACP synthase III yields the protein MNKKYVAQLTGIGSYVPEQVITNHDLEKIVDTNDEWIQTRTGIQERRKASVAQSTSDLSTIAAEIALAEAGISAESVDAIIVATTTPDMNFPSTACLVQKNIGANHAFAYDVSAACAGFMFALSNASLYIENGMCENILVIGADIMTHITNFADRNTCVLFGDGAGAILLQKSAKSTGLIKTSLGSDGRYGNILSVPAGGTRIPLTEETLPLKKHYIDMNGSEVFKMAVRAMGANAKELLADTGYHIDQVDWLIPHQANKRIIDTLGKKMGIPKEKVFMNLQHYGNMSAASIPVALDEAYRSDLLKRDDLILMVAFGGGLAWGSSLLQWTLEKQ
- the fabK gene encoding enoyl-[acyl-carrier-protein] reductase FabK, which codes for MFKTQICDLLNIEVPILQGGMAWVATAELAAAVSNAGGLGLVAAGNAPAEVVEEQIIKTRELTDKPFGVNIMLLSPFIDDVVEVVHRQKVPVITTGAGNPGKYMAYLKEYGAKIIPVVPSVALAKRMERAGSDAIIVEGTEAGGHIGELTTMALVPQAAQAVSIPVIAAGGIADGHGFLAALSLGAQAVQIGTRFVCSTECTAHEAYKEMLVKAGDRDAVVTARSTGHPVRVLKNRFVKELMAMEKEGMGMEELEQMGAGKLRIAVQDGDIQNGSVMAGQIAGMVNDIRPCNEIITQILQEASDQLKNLSLLKGE
- the fabD gene encoding ACP S-malonyltransferase; translated protein: MSKPLAFIFPGQGAQYIGMGKDFITQYPTARETFEEADELLQMPLTRYCLEGPDSKLNQTEITQPAVLTTSIAMLRLLKKEGFTSDLTAGLSLGEYSALINAESMEFKDAIQLVRLRGKYMQEAVPQGKGGMAAILGLKREHLQECIQAGLAHGFVSVANFNCPGQIVISGEVKAVMATMESCKEKGAKKVVMMPVSAPFHTSMLAPAGEKLSEELGKLSLQSPNQVFISNVSATPVTDAADISPALVRQVSHSVLWEDSLLFMMNQGCQTFLEIGPSNSLSGFVKRTAKEYKRPYQSYHIETVDQYLTIIETLEKEGFHASRKEGCISNRSIQRDRAFHCS
- the fabG gene encoding 3-oxoacyl-[acyl-carrier-protein] reductase; the encoded protein is MLLEKKVVLVTGASRGIGRSIALKMASQGAKIVVNYARQESSAQEVVKEIESSGGQAIAVKADVSSEQEVLEMIQTIKDALGPIDILVNNAGITRDGLLLRMKREDWQEVMDINLTGTFLCSKAVLRDMIKSKKGTIINLSSIVGLTGNAGQCNYSASKAGVIGFTKSLAKEVAGKGIKVNAIAPGFIETEMTDTLSEKVKDQLLKEIPLQSLGKSEDIAEAALFLASDSSRYITGQVLQVDGGMGI
- the acpP gene encoding acyl carrier protein, with protein sequence MVFEKIAEIIAEQLELGGVEGIKAETSIMDDLEADSLDAVEIVMAIEDAFSIEISDEDAEGFKNIGDIVKYVESKQG